In the Syngnathus scovelli strain Florida chromosome 8, RoL_Ssco_1.2, whole genome shotgun sequence genome, one interval contains:
- the LOC125973206 gene encoding janus kinase and microtubule-interacting protein 3-like, translating to MSKRAPAGRAKAERTDALQAANDELRTKLMDVQLELQQEKNKVSCLERERSQDLRAEHHRATAAMTELKSKLHEEKQKELAITRETLLRQHEMELMRVIKIKDGEIQRLNALVLSLRDGSMDKWVEEKQLLRQSNQQLAEKVRRMEAEEARLKEHIQDIRDQNELLEFRILELEEREWRSPVLKFLQVRFPDGLSPLQIYCEAEGVRDIVISDLMKKLDILGYNANLTNEEQVVVIHARTLLTLAEKWLEYIKVTKSALQQKMLDIESEKDMFCKQKGYLDEELDFRKCSMDQAHKRILELEAMLYEALPQRDCPATDGEKASHAGVNDVLTADQREELRSAVDQWKRALMCELRERDACILQERMDLLHSAQQRNKELKEFIEAQKRQIKQLEEKFLFLFLFFSLAFILWP from the exons atgtccaaacgagctccggcagggcgggccaaggcggagcgaacggacgcccttcaggccgccaatgacgagctgagaaccaaactgatggacgtccagttagaacttcagcaggagaagaacaag gtcagctgtctggagagagagagaagtcaggacctgcgggcggagcaccaccgtgccaccgccgccatgacggaactcaaaagcaaactccatgaggagaagcagaaagagttagccattaccagggagacattactgcggcagcatgaaatggagctgatgagagtgatcaaaatcaaagatggagagatccagcgactgaatgccttggtcctcagcctgagggacggctccatggac aagtgggtggaggagaagcagctgctgcgtcagagcaatcagcagttggccgaaaag gtcaggcggatggaggcggaagaagcgcgtctgaaagagcacatccaggatatccgagaccaaaacgaactgcttgagttccgcatcctggagctggag gagagggagtggcgctcccccgtcttgaagtttctgcaagtccgtttcccagacggcctcagccctttgcagatctactgcgaggccgagggcgtgag ggacatcgtcatcagtgatctgatgaagaagctggacatcctgggctataacgcc aatctcaccaacgaggagcaggtggtcgtgattcacgccaggacccttctcaccctagccgagaag tggttagaatacatcaaagtgaccaagtcagcacttcaacagaagatgttggacattgaaagtgagaag gatatgttctgcaagcagaagggctacctggatgaagagttggacttcaggaagtgttccatggaccaggctcataag aggatcctggagctggaggccatgttgtacgaggcgctaccgcagcgggactgccccgccacggacggcgaaaaagccagccacgctggcgtgaatgacgtgctgacggcggatcagagagaagagcttaggagcgccgtggaccaatggaagcgagccctgatgtgcgagttgagggagcgcgacgcttgcatcctccaagagagaatggatctgctgcacagcgcgcaacag aggaacaaagagctgaaagaattcatcgaagctcagaagagacaaatcaaacaattggaggagaagtttctgtttctctttctattcttctccttggccttcattctgtggccctaa